The Sulfurospirillum sp. UCH001 genome segment TCCCAGCATCGAGGTGCTTTACAAAAACCGCTTATATTTATTGATGAAATTCATCGTCTCTCAAAAACGCAGCAAGAGGTACTGTTGTTGCCTATGGAAAATCATGAAGCGATTGTGATTGGAGCTTCAACAGAAAACCCCTACTTTGTGCTAAGTTCTGGTATACGTTCACGCATGATGCTTTTTGAGTTTTATCCACTCGAATATCAAGATCTGAAAGCAATTGTTGGGCGTGTACGTGAAAAAGTGACATTTGAAATTGATGAAGATGCGTTAGCGTATTTGATAAGCTCAAGTGCGGGTGATAGCAGAGCGTTATTAAATCTACTTGAGTTCTCGCTCAAAGTTGATTTACATGTTACGCTTGAAATGCTCAAAACTTTACGACCTAGTGCTTTAAAAGATGGTGTTAGTTCTGATAACACGCATTATAACTTGATTAGTGCCATGATTAAGAGTGTTAGAGGTTCCGATGTTGATGCGGCTCTATATTATCTAGCGCGTTTGATTGATGGAGGAGAAAGCCCTGATTTTATTGCTAGACGCCTTGTTATTCTTGCAAGTGAAGATATTGGCAATGCCAATCCCAATGCATTAAATCTTGCCTCTAGTACACTCTTAAGCGTGAGTAAAATAGGTTATCCAGAAGCACGTATTATCCTCTCACAATGCCTTATCTATTTAGCGTGTAGTCCAAAGTCTAATAGCGCTTATTTAGCTATAAATAGTGCCTTAGACTATGTGAAAAACGAAAAAGCACTTAAAGTACCATCTCATCTTAAAAGCCCTTCTCCTAAAGGGTATCTTTATCCTCATGATTTTGGTGGTTGGGTCGAACAAAAATATCTTGAAAAACCACTTCATTTTTACAATAATTTGCCGATAGGGTATGAGAAAACACTTTCTGAGTGGCTTGTTAAAATTAAAACAAAAGATAAATTATCCTAAAAAGGTACGTACCATGATGTGCGGTATAGAGGTATTTTGATGGACGTTACAACGGCTTCACTGCTTGCTAATCAGCTTCAGACACTGGATCCAAAAGCAACAGCCAAAGAAAATGCTACCAAAATTATCCAAGATAGTGCTGATATTCCCTTATCACTCAGTGCACAAAAAAGTACAACAACACCCAATAATGCACAAGAAGTTGTTGGGCAGCTTTTAAGCACTGCTGTCAGTGAAGCAAAATCTAAAAGTGCCATTTTTGAAATTTTGCAAAATAACCAATTGTTTAAAAATATGGGTAATTTTGCAGAAGATATCAAGAGTTTAACGTCTCTTATTAAACTTGATTCATCGATTACTAAGCCACTAGCTCTCTTACAACTTTTTTCTAAAAATATTGAGCAAGTAGATGTCAAGATGCTTCAAGAACAAATAAAGAATTCAGGTATTTTTTTTGAATCAAAGTTAGCTAACATTGTTACTCAAAAAGGTGTTGCAGAAACAATTCAGACACTTACATTAGAGCTAAAAGAGCATTTTAGTAGTACCAGTACAGCAGTGAGCCCTATTGCCAAAGAAATTACTGTAATTATGGATCGACTCAATACTTTGCAAGAACTTTCATCAAAAGAGGCTCAAATAAGCCTTAAAAGCCTACTTGACCTTTTTCGTCAAAGCATTAAAAAAGAGCTTACATCTGAGACTATTCCTATGTTTAAAGAGGTCTATCAAACGGTTCAAAAGCTTGATTATGCCATTGAACAGATGGATCTTATTAACTCAAAAATTGATAATTATCCTCCGAGTATGAAAGTAGAAGAACATTTTACGACACAGGTAAAAGTGTTGTTAGAGCAGATAAAAGAGAATTTGAGTACTTTACAGTTAGATGACTTACAACCGAAGATTGATCAATTACTTACTAAAGAAACGTTATTAAAACAAGGCAATACTACAACTCCTCTTCTAACAAACGATGCGTTAGAAAGTGTTACTAACGAAGTTAAACAAGAAATTGTTCATTCCCCTACTCAATCACTGTTAAAGAATGATAATTCGATTGATGAAACACATTTACTCACTAAAGAAGCGATCAAAGCACCAGAACAAAGTATATCTCCTACTTCATTAGCGACAGCACTAAGCAGCAATACAAATTTTCAGAAATCTTCTGAAACAGTCGAAGAAGCGCTTAAGATGGTTGTAAATCGCCTTAAGCAGCAGATCGAAATTTTGGATACTAAAACAATTCAGCAGGCTAATTTTGTCGATAAAAGTGCAATTTTGGAACAAAAAATTCATAGCTTGATTAAACCAGAGCTTTTTGTAGGTAAAGCTATGACGCAGAAACTTTCACTGGACCCAACAGATGTTGAACTATTGAGTGACATGAAAGGTGTCTTAACAAAGTTGAATGATTCTTTGGCTCCAACACCTCAGAATCGAGAGGCATTGGAGATTACCAACCGATTATTGACACAAATTGAGTACCATCAACTTTTTTCTTATGTGAGTAGCTCAACGCATCTTTACATTCCTTTTAGCTGGGATGGGCTAAATGGAGGCTCGATGATGATGAAACAAACGAGCGATGAGAAGTTTCATTGTCAGATTGATCTTGATTTAGAACAGTATGGGAAGCTTAATATGATGCTTTTGCTTTCAGGAGAAAAGTATATTGATATTTCTATTGCAGCTCAAAAAAAAGAGTTAGGCGAAAAAATTACACAACAATTAGTTGAACTTAAGCGTGCTTTAAATGAGGTAGGACTCATTACGGGTACTGTAAAAATGTTAGAATATAAAGACGTAAGTGCCGTTAAAAATGACTATTTTAGTGGCGAGAAGCTTCAATTTGGGATTAATATTAAGATATGAATACACCAACACCAAAACCTCAAAAAGCTGTTGCTCTTAAATACGATCGTGAAAAAAGTGGTGCACCCAAAGTGATTGCTTCTGGTAAAGGCGAGGTAGCCAATAATATTATCAAGTTAGCGCAAGAACACGATATTTTTATTAAAAAAGACGCAGATTTGGTGGAACTTCTCTCCAAGATAGAGCTTAACAAGGAAATCCCACCGATGTTGTATAAAGCGGTTGCCGAGGTTTTTAGCTTCATCTACAAAATTACAGATGATAAGCGCAAATAAAAGCTAAATACCTCGTACTTTTAGACTTAAGAGCCCTACATACTCATGCAGTGCAATATAGCTTTTGTAAAGTGAATGTGCATTAGGAAGATAATCCCACATATCTTTAGCTCTGTGATTGATTTTAAAATTAGTTGCTGCAGGAATCACTTTAAATCCAAAGTGTTCATAAAGCCTAATTGAGCGTTTCATGTGATACGCAGATGTCACAAGATAGATAGTCGGCTCTTTAAGCCCTGCTTTTTCAAAAGCAACTTTACTGAATTCAGCATTTTGGTAAGTGTCGAGACTTTTGTCTTCTACATGCAAAGAAAACTCTTTGGTACTTAGACTTTTTGAAGTTGGTGTAGCAATTTCAAGATAGAGTTTCAACTCTTTGAGACTATCTAAAAAAGCATCACTCTCTAAATACTCTTTTTGCGTTCCACCACCACTAAAAAGTAATGGAAGATTGTTAGATTTTGCAACCATGAGTCCCCACATCATACGCTTATATGCATCACTACTAAGTGGTAGATTCGCAACACCTTGCGTATGCCCTCCTCCAAGCACAATAACAGCATCTACAGGTGTCTTGACAATGTTTTGGTTAAAAGGATCTTCCAATGGCCTTAAAAGCCAATCTGAGACATAAGAGTTGCTTAAAAGATAAAAAATAATGGCATTGGCTATAAAAAAGAGTCGAAAACGTTTTGCATAGAAAGCAGCAAGGAGAAAAAGAATAATAAAAATACCTGGTGGTAGCACCAGGTATGTAAAAAGCTTTGAGAGAATATAAACGCTACTCATTAGAGCATAATGGCACTACGTTCGCCAGCTTTAAGCTCACCGATGACATAGCCATCACTGTTTGCAAGTACATCATCGACATTTTCAGGGCTAACAACGAGGATCATGCCTACGCCCATATTGAAGGTACGATGCATTTCGCTTTCTTCTACGTATTGGCTCATAAAGTCAAAGACAGGGAGTGTTTGGATTTTTGATTTATAGACGTGTGCTTGTAAGCCTTCAGGAAGAACACGAGGAAGGTTTTCAACGATACCACCGCCTGTGATGTGTGCTAAAGCGTTGATTTTAGATTTAAGTGCTTTAAAAAGCTTAACATAGATGCGTGTTGGAGTTAAAAGGGTTTCAATGAGTGGCTTACCATTGAACTCTGTCTCAAATGTATAACCTAACTTATCAAAGAAGAGTTTACGTACCAGTGAAAAACCATTAGAGTGAACGCCAGAACTTGGAAGAGCAATGAGAACATCACCAGCTTTGACGTGTGGTAAGCGGTTCATTTCATCTTTTTCAGCAATACCAACAGCAAAACCTGCAAGATCAAAATCTTTACCGTGGTACATACCTGGCATTTCAGCAGTCTCTCCACCAATGAGTGAACACTCTGCTTGAATACAACCTTCTGCAATACCTTTAACAATGTTTACAGCAGCATCAATTTCGAGTTTACTCATAGCATAGTAATCAAGGAAGAAAAGTGGTGTACCGAAGTTACAGATAAGATCATTTGCACACATAGCAACAAGGTCAATACCAACAGTCTCATAAATTCCTGAATCAATAGCAAGTTTAAGTTTTGTTCCAACACCATCCGTTGCACCTAAAATAACAGGTTTTTGATACCCTGTAGGTAACTCATAGGCACCTGCAAAAGAGCCAATGCCTCCGATGACATTTTTATCAAAAGTAGATTTGACTAGTGGTTTAATATTTTCGACAAATTGGTTTCCCGCGTCTATATCGACACCAGCGTCTTTGTAGCTGACAGTGCTCATGGATATGCCTTTAGTGAGGTTATTGTTTAATAGATTTTAACAAAACTATGTTAAAATCGTTATAAAAATAGCAGAAGGTATTAAGATTAGATGGCGTATGAACATGCAATCGTTCTTACAGGCAGTATTGGAACAGGAAAGAGCACAGTTTCATCCATGTTGCAACATCATGGATTTGAAGTCATTGATGCCGATAAAATTTCAAAAGAGATTTTGCCTTTACACGTAGAAGAAGTAAGAGCGCTGTTTGGTGAGAATGTGATTGTCGATGGGCGTATTGATAGAAAAGCCCTCGGTGAAATTATTTTTAATGATAAAAATGAGCGTGAAAAGCTTAATGCTCTGATGCGACCATTGATTCGCGAAGAGATTTTTCGTCGAAGTGAACTTTTAGAAGTGAAACAGAAGCCTTACATTATCGATATACCTCTTTATTACGAGAGTGAAGGATACGACTGCAAATTGGTCGTTGTTGTTTATGCACCTGTTGAGGTTCAGCGTAAGCGATTAATGGTACGAGAGAATTTCACTAAAGAAGAAGCACAAAAGCGAATTGATGCGCAGATTAGTATTGAAGAGAAGAAGATCTTAGCCGATTTTCTTATTAATAACTCTTTTGATATGAAATTTCTAGAGAGTGAAATCGAAAAATTTATCAAATTTGTACGGGGAAAATATGCAAATTGCAAAATATAATGCAAATGGAAATGATTTTATTATTTTTCATACGTTTATCGAAAAAGATAGAAGTGCACTAGCGCAACAATTGTGCCATAGACAACGAGGTATTGGCGCAGATGGACTCATTGTTTTACTTCCGCATACAGAATATGACTTCAAATGGCAATTTTACAATAGTGATGGAAGCGTAGCCTCTATGTGTGGAAATGGTACACGTGCCTGCGCTCATTATGCATTTACACACCAATTGGCTGGTTCATCTATGCGCTTTTTAACAGGAGCGGGTGTTATTGCTTCTGTTGTAGAAAATGATAGTGTTGAGACAGAGTTA includes the following:
- a CDS encoding replication-associated recombination protein A; this encodes MINNFALFFRPKAIEELAGQKHLSGESSPFRKLLKSGSMSHSLFFGPAGVGKTTLARIVASELGLPFYELDATSVKVEEIRKILSQHRGALQKPLIFIDEIHRLSKTQQEVLLLPMENHEAIVIGASTENPYFVLSSGIRSRMMLFEFYPLEYQDLKAIVGRVREKVTFEIDEDALAYLISSSAGDSRALLNLLEFSLKVDLHVTLEMLKTLRPSALKDGVSSDNTHYNLISAMIKSVRGSDVDAALYYLARLIDGGESPDFIARRLVILASEDIGNANPNALNLASSTLLSVSKIGYPEARIILSQCLIYLACSPKSNSAYLAINSALDYVKNEKALKVPSHLKSPSPKGYLYPHDFGGWVEQKYLEKPLHFYNNLPIGYEKTLSEWLVKIKTKDKLS
- a CDS encoding flagellar hook-length control protein FliK, producing the protein MDVTTASLLANQLQTLDPKATAKENATKIIQDSADIPLSLSAQKSTTTPNNAQEVVGQLLSTAVSEAKSKSAIFEILQNNQLFKNMGNFAEDIKSLTSLIKLDSSITKPLALLQLFSKNIEQVDVKMLQEQIKNSGIFFESKLANIVTQKGVAETIQTLTLELKEHFSSTSTAVSPIAKEITVIMDRLNTLQELSSKEAQISLKSLLDLFRQSIKKELTSETIPMFKEVYQTVQKLDYAIEQMDLINSKIDNYPPSMKVEEHFTTQVKVLLEQIKENLSTLQLDDLQPKIDQLLTKETLLKQGNTTTPLLTNDALESVTNEVKQEIVHSPTQSLLKNDNSIDETHLLTKEAIKAPEQSISPTSLATALSSNTNFQKSSETVEEALKMVVNRLKQQIEILDTKTIQQANFVDKSAILEQKIHSLIKPELFVGKAMTQKLSLDPTDVELLSDMKGVLTKLNDSLAPTPQNREALEITNRLLTQIEYHQLFSYVSSSTHLYIPFSWDGLNGGSMMMKQTSDEKFHCQIDLDLEQYGKLNMMLLLSGEKYIDISIAAQKKELGEKITQQLVELKRALNEVGLITGTVKMLEYKDVSAVKNDYFSGEKLQFGINIKI
- a CDS encoding EscU/YscU/HrcU family type III secretion system export apparatus switch protein, with protein sequence MNTPTPKPQKAVALKYDREKSGAPKVIASGKGEVANNIIKLAQEHDIFIKKDADLVELLSKIELNKEIPPMLYKAVAEVFSFIYKITDDKRK
- a CDS encoding YdcF family protein produces the protein MSSVYILSKLFTYLVLPPGIFIILFLLAAFYAKRFRLFFIANAIIFYLLSNSYVSDWLLRPLEDPFNQNIVKTPVDAVIVLGGGHTQGVANLPLSSDAYKRMMWGLMVAKSNNLPLLFSGGGTQKEYLESDAFLDSLKELKLYLEIATPTSKSLSTKEFSLHVEDKSLDTYQNAEFSKVAFEKAGLKEPTIYLVTSAYHMKRSIRLYEHFGFKVIPAATNFKINHRAKDMWDYLPNAHSLYKSYIALHEYVGLLSLKVRGI
- the purM gene encoding phosphoribosylformylglycinamidine cyclo-ligase, whose protein sequence is MSTVSYKDAGVDIDAGNQFVENIKPLVKSTFDKNVIGGIGSFAGAYELPTGYQKPVILGATDGVGTKLKLAIDSGIYETVGIDLVAMCANDLICNFGTPLFFLDYYAMSKLEIDAAVNIVKGIAEGCIQAECSLIGGETAEMPGMYHGKDFDLAGFAVGIAEKDEMNRLPHVKAGDVLIALPSSGVHSNGFSLVRKLFFDKLGYTFETEFNGKPLIETLLTPTRIYVKLFKALKSKINALAHITGGGIVENLPRVLPEGLQAHVYKSKIQTLPVFDFMSQYVEESEMHRTFNMGVGMILVVSPENVDDVLANSDGYVIGELKAGERSAIML
- the coaE gene encoding dephospho-CoA kinase (Dephospho-CoA kinase (CoaE) performs the final step in coenzyme A biosynthesis.), which gives rise to MAYEHAIVLTGSIGTGKSTVSSMLQHHGFEVIDADKISKEILPLHVEEVRALFGENVIVDGRIDRKALGEIIFNDKNEREKLNALMRPLIREEIFRRSELLEVKQKPYIIDIPLYYESEGYDCKLVVVVYAPVEVQRKRLMVRENFTKEEAQKRIDAQISIEEKKILADFLINNSFDMKFLESEIEKFIKFVRGKYANCKI